One Paramisgurnus dabryanus chromosome 9, PD_genome_1.1, whole genome shotgun sequence DNA segment encodes these proteins:
- the LOC135728196 gene encoding uncharacterized protein isoform X1, translated as MTRRKPGKRWRRTGNEEDPNKRPRRAAHLSSLPAAASVHVETDQQYLGGSSSGTQQGGGPPGGTQNAALQGEHAQHPGVHAGCTTLTLGHQVSHHLPAQGSMAEEIISTVNSIEDNEEPSSRSAFIDPPDDLTTELHSNAEYDPSQLFEEAAPDVGDWTYDDGHLFNEGFEEGLSEYCAEESNFKDTAHKPLYDNASITVAESLLIIMAYVNCHKVTDKALSDLLKIFKLVCPDSLNTDCLNSVQKLKDFFFSHAASSPIVLHKYCSTCCGSLEDEQLQCLSCGTSVSEERSSSFIEVPIDAQIRSLFLKPGFQEKLNFRFSRNKTDPNNIEDIYDAEIYKQLVDGGGPLSDPKNISLTWNTDGVPIFKSSKFSVWPFYCIINELSFMERTKRENMIFAGLWYGDSKPSMVTFLRPLGDTLSKLSDDGILVQPAQLTSEPFVCKVLTIAGTCDLPAKALVLNSVQYNGKFGCHKCEQPGETVKTGERGHVHAFPYQHRDPKGPLRTNEKFALDMKISNETKTPVKGVKGPCWLSKLKCYNLIEGTAIDYMHSVLLGVMRLLMVLWFSPEFSRQPFSMAKNAKEIDRRFQEISPPSSTRYPRSVTSHRMFFKASEYRDILIFFGPVVFRGVLATLYYKHFLLLSEAIFILLMESISVEQIDHAEKLLWNFCSQMANLYGERYETANVHLLVHLADSVKALGPLWTHSCFHFEDKNGYLLRLIHGTQNIPMQMVHAVKLVQSIPVISQTIKPGNSIAEFYTRMTKDDSFCQENNDLSRTKLYGASSELQLDTVQLSTLERHTGHCISSKTVRIFHRAQVKRNYLTSKHYGKGNRRNNFTVVFSSDGQRKYGQIEYFFTSEHSFGKWALVHEFKVAGFSLLHDSVTNGTCSHVVPLLETSVNTVVSLDHILGKVVFFDLTSMPGIVFAANFPNTLEKF; from the exons ATGACCAGACGAAAACCTGGAAAACGATGGAGAAGGACTGGTAATGAAGAAGACCCAAATAAACGACCAAGACGGGCTGCACACTTG TCATCCCTCCCTGCAGCCGCCAGTGTTCATGTGGAGACTGATCAGCAATATTTAG GAGGTAGCAGCAGTGGAACACAGCAGGGGGGGGGGCCTCCTGGAGGAACCCAAAATGCTGCACTTCAAGGGGAACACGCCCAACATCCAGGTGTCCATGCAGGATGTACCACACTCACTCTCGGACATCAAGTCTCTCACCACCTGCCAG CACAAGGTAGCATGGCAGAAGAGATTATTTCAACTGTTAACTCTATCGAAGACAATGAAGAACCATCTTCCAGATCAGCCTTCATAGATCCTCCTGATGACCTAACAACTGAACTACATAGCAATGCTGAGTATGATCCATCTCAATTATTTGAGGAAGCTGCCCCTGATGTGGGGGATTGGACATATGATGATGGACATTTGTTCAATGAGGGATTTGAAGAGGGTTTGAGTGAGTACTGTGCAGAAGAGTCAAATTTCAAGGACACAGCACACAAACCATTATATGACAATGCATCAATAACTGTTGCAGAGAGCCTTCTGATCATCATGGCTTACGTAAACTGTCATAAAGTAACTGATAAGGCCCTTAGTGAtttgcttaaaatttttaaGTTGGTTTGTCCTGATAGTCTGAATACAGACTGCTTAAACAGTGTACAGAAGTTAAAAGACTTTTTTTTCTCACATGCTGCATCATCTCCTATTGTATTGCATAAATATTGCAGTACTTGTTGTGGGTCATTAGAAGATGAACAATTACAATGTCTATCTTGTGGGACCAGTGTGTCAGAAGAAAGATCCTCATCCTTCATAGAGGTTCCAATTGATGCTCAAATAAGGTCATTGTTTCTCAAGCCAGGCTTTCAGGAGAAACTTAACTTTAGATTTAGCAGGAATAAGACTGATCCTAACAACATTGAAGATATATATGATGCAGAAATTTACAAACAGCTTGTAGATGGGGGGGGTCCTCTTAGTGACCCTAAAAACATCTCACTTACTTGGAACACAGATGGGGTACCTATTTTCAAATCGTCCAAGTTTTCAGTGTGGCCTTTTTATTGTATCATCAATGAACTGAGTTTCATGGAACGCACAAAAAGAGAGAATATGATATTTGCTGGACTTTGGTATGGGGACTCAAAACCGTCCATGGTTACATTCCTTAGACCACTAGGTGACACACTGAGTAAACTTTCAGATGATGGAATTCTTGTGCAACCTGCACAGTTGACATCTGAACCGTTTGTGTGTAAAGTGCTCACCATTGCTGGAACATGCGACTTACCTGCTAAAGCATTAGTCCTTAATTCAGTGCAATACAATGGGAAATTTGGATGTCATAAATGTGAGCAGCCAGGAGAGACTGTAAAGACAGGGGAAAGGGGACATGTTCATGCATTTCCATACCAACATAGAGATCCAAAAGGCCCACTGCGCACAAATGAAAAGTTTGCCCTGGATATGAAAATCTCAAATGAGACCAAAACCCCCGTTAAAGGGGTGAAGGGTCCCTGTTGGCTTAGCAAACTTAAATGTTATAACCTTATCGAAGGCACTGCCATAGATTACATGCACTCAGTCCTTCTTGGAGTAATGCGCCTTCTGATGGTTCTGTGGTTTTCTCCAGAGTTTTCTCGTCAGCCCTTCAGCATGGCAAAAAATGCAAAGGAAATTGACAGGCGATTTCAGGAAATCTCTCCTCCATCCTCCACTCGATATCCTCGATCAGTGACATctcacagaatgttttttaaagCATCAGAATATCGGGATATTTTGATCTTCTTTGGACCTGTTGTTTTCCGTGGAGTTCTTGCAACACTGTACTACAAGCACTTCCTTCTTCTAAGTGAAGCCATTTTCATTTTGTTGATGGAATCCATATCAGTTGAACAGATTGATCATGCAGAGAAACTACTGTGGAACTTTTGTTCCCAAATGGCTAATTTATATGGTGAGCGGTACGAAACTGCAAATGTACACCTTCTTGTGCACCTAGCAGACAGTGTGAAGGCCCTTGGTCCATTATGGACTCATTCGTGTTTCCATTTTGAGGACAAGAATGGCTATTTGTTAAGGCTCATACATGGCACTCAAAATATACCTATGCAGATGGTCCATGCAGTCAAACTTGTGCAGTCTATTCCTGTTATTTCACAAACCATAAAACCAGGGAATTCCATAGCTGAATTTTACACACGGATGACTAAAGATGATAGTTTCTGTCAGGAAAACAATGATTTGTCTAGGACCAAACTATATGGAGCATCTAGTGAACTTCAACTGGACACAGTTCAACTGTCTACATTGGAAAGACATACTGGTCATTGCATCAGTTCTAAAACAGTAAGGATCTTTCACAGGGCACAAGTTAAGAGAAATTATCTCACATCAAAACACTATGGGAAAGGCAATAGAAGAAACAATTTTACAGTCGTTTTTTCTAGTGATGGACAAAGAAAGTATGGACAGATTGAGTACTTCTTTACCTCAGAACATTCATTTGGCAAATGGGCCCTTGTTCATGAATTCAAAGTTGCTGGTTTTTCTTTGCTGCATGATAGTGTAACAAATGGTACATGCAGTCATGTTGTTCCCCTATTGGAAACCTCTGTTAATACAGTAGTTTCCTTGGATCATATATTGGGTAAAGTTGTTTTCTTTGACTTGACATCTATGCCTGGCATTGTTTTTGCAGCTAATTTCCCAAACACACTTGAAAAGTTTTAA
- the LOC135728196 gene encoding uncharacterized protein isoform X2, producing the protein MAEEIISTVNSIEDNEEPSSRSAFIDPPDDLTTELHSNAEYDPSQLFEEAAPDVGDWTYDDGHLFNEGFEEGLSEYCAEESNFKDTAHKPLYDNASITVAESLLIIMAYVNCHKVTDKALSDLLKIFKLVCPDSLNTDCLNSVQKLKDFFFSHAASSPIVLHKYCSTCCGSLEDEQLQCLSCGTSVSEERSSSFIEVPIDAQIRSLFLKPGFQEKLNFRFSRNKTDPNNIEDIYDAEIYKQLVDGGGPLSDPKNISLTWNTDGVPIFKSSKFSVWPFYCIINELSFMERTKRENMIFAGLWYGDSKPSMVTFLRPLGDTLSKLSDDGILVQPAQLTSEPFVCKVLTIAGTCDLPAKALVLNSVQYNGKFGCHKCEQPGETVKTGERGHVHAFPYQHRDPKGPLRTNEKFALDMKISNETKTPVKGVKGPCWLSKLKCYNLIEGTAIDYMHSVLLGVMRLLMVLWFSPEFSRQPFSMAKNAKEIDRRFQEISPPSSTRYPRSVTSHRMFFKASEYRDILIFFGPVVFRGVLATLYYKHFLLLSEAIFILLMESISVEQIDHAEKLLWNFCSQMANLYGERYETANVHLLVHLADSVKALGPLWTHSCFHFEDKNGYLLRLIHGTQNIPMQMVHAVKLVQSIPVISQTIKPGNSIAEFYTRMTKDDSFCQENNDLSRTKLYGASSELQLDTVQLSTLERHTGHCISSKTVRIFHRAQVKRNYLTSKHYGKGNRRNNFTVVFSSDGQRKYGQIEYFFTSEHSFGKWALVHEFKVAGFSLLHDSVTNGTCSHVVPLLETSVNTVVSLDHILGKVVFFDLTSMPGIVFAANFPNTLEKF; encoded by the coding sequence ATGGCAGAAGAGATTATTTCAACTGTTAACTCTATCGAAGACAATGAAGAACCATCTTCCAGATCAGCCTTCATAGATCCTCCTGATGACCTAACAACTGAACTACATAGCAATGCTGAGTATGATCCATCTCAATTATTTGAGGAAGCTGCCCCTGATGTGGGGGATTGGACATATGATGATGGACATTTGTTCAATGAGGGATTTGAAGAGGGTTTGAGTGAGTACTGTGCAGAAGAGTCAAATTTCAAGGACACAGCACACAAACCATTATATGACAATGCATCAATAACTGTTGCAGAGAGCCTTCTGATCATCATGGCTTACGTAAACTGTCATAAAGTAACTGATAAGGCCCTTAGTGAtttgcttaaaatttttaaGTTGGTTTGTCCTGATAGTCTGAATACAGACTGCTTAAACAGTGTACAGAAGTTAAAAGACTTTTTTTTCTCACATGCTGCATCATCTCCTATTGTATTGCATAAATATTGCAGTACTTGTTGTGGGTCATTAGAAGATGAACAATTACAATGTCTATCTTGTGGGACCAGTGTGTCAGAAGAAAGATCCTCATCCTTCATAGAGGTTCCAATTGATGCTCAAATAAGGTCATTGTTTCTCAAGCCAGGCTTTCAGGAGAAACTTAACTTTAGATTTAGCAGGAATAAGACTGATCCTAACAACATTGAAGATATATATGATGCAGAAATTTACAAACAGCTTGTAGATGGGGGGGGTCCTCTTAGTGACCCTAAAAACATCTCACTTACTTGGAACACAGATGGGGTACCTATTTTCAAATCGTCCAAGTTTTCAGTGTGGCCTTTTTATTGTATCATCAATGAACTGAGTTTCATGGAACGCACAAAAAGAGAGAATATGATATTTGCTGGACTTTGGTATGGGGACTCAAAACCGTCCATGGTTACATTCCTTAGACCACTAGGTGACACACTGAGTAAACTTTCAGATGATGGAATTCTTGTGCAACCTGCACAGTTGACATCTGAACCGTTTGTGTGTAAAGTGCTCACCATTGCTGGAACATGCGACTTACCTGCTAAAGCATTAGTCCTTAATTCAGTGCAATACAATGGGAAATTTGGATGTCATAAATGTGAGCAGCCAGGAGAGACTGTAAAGACAGGGGAAAGGGGACATGTTCATGCATTTCCATACCAACATAGAGATCCAAAAGGCCCACTGCGCACAAATGAAAAGTTTGCCCTGGATATGAAAATCTCAAATGAGACCAAAACCCCCGTTAAAGGGGTGAAGGGTCCCTGTTGGCTTAGCAAACTTAAATGTTATAACCTTATCGAAGGCACTGCCATAGATTACATGCACTCAGTCCTTCTTGGAGTAATGCGCCTTCTGATGGTTCTGTGGTTTTCTCCAGAGTTTTCTCGTCAGCCCTTCAGCATGGCAAAAAATGCAAAGGAAATTGACAGGCGATTTCAGGAAATCTCTCCTCCATCCTCCACTCGATATCCTCGATCAGTGACATctcacagaatgttttttaaagCATCAGAATATCGGGATATTTTGATCTTCTTTGGACCTGTTGTTTTCCGTGGAGTTCTTGCAACACTGTACTACAAGCACTTCCTTCTTCTAAGTGAAGCCATTTTCATTTTGTTGATGGAATCCATATCAGTTGAACAGATTGATCATGCAGAGAAACTACTGTGGAACTTTTGTTCCCAAATGGCTAATTTATATGGTGAGCGGTACGAAACTGCAAATGTACACCTTCTTGTGCACCTAGCAGACAGTGTGAAGGCCCTTGGTCCATTATGGACTCATTCGTGTTTCCATTTTGAGGACAAGAATGGCTATTTGTTAAGGCTCATACATGGCACTCAAAATATACCTATGCAGATGGTCCATGCAGTCAAACTTGTGCAGTCTATTCCTGTTATTTCACAAACCATAAAACCAGGGAATTCCATAGCTGAATTTTACACACGGATGACTAAAGATGATAGTTTCTGTCAGGAAAACAATGATTTGTCTAGGACCAAACTATATGGAGCATCTAGTGAACTTCAACTGGACACAGTTCAACTGTCTACATTGGAAAGACATACTGGTCATTGCATCAGTTCTAAAACAGTAAGGATCTTTCACAGGGCACAAGTTAAGAGAAATTATCTCACATCAAAACACTATGGGAAAGGCAATAGAAGAAACAATTTTACAGTCGTTTTTTCTAGTGATGGACAAAGAAAGTATGGACAGATTGAGTACTTCTTTACCTCAGAACATTCATTTGGCAAATGGGCCCTTGTTCATGAATTCAAAGTTGCTGGTTTTTCTTTGCTGCATGATAGTGTAACAAATGGTACATGCAGTCATGTTGTTCCCCTATTGGAAACCTCTGTTAATACAGTAGTTTCCTTGGATCATATATTGGGTAAAGTTGTTTTCTTTGACTTGACATCTATGCCTGGCATTGTTTTTGCAGCTAATTTCCCAAACACACTTGAAAAGTTTTAA